One window of the Gammaproteobacteria bacterium genome contains the following:
- a CDS encoding Ig-like domain-containing protein translates to MTVTPAAASLTAPDATVQLNARVLDDNGRAMSGVVVIWTSVRPEVATVGGSGLVAAAGNGTTTVAATVGAVAGTATVTVAVESGDRAALAALHAATDGPNWADDENWLGDRPLREWRGVETDAFGRVVRLDLGGRQDGETGEWVSHGLRGPIPPELGSLAGLTSLNLRANALAGPIPPELGNLAGLEELWLDGNALAGPIPTELGNLSDLTLLSLSGNALAGPVPAELGALAGLEGLWLDGNALAGPIPPELGRLAHLRGLSLSGNALAGPVPAELGRLIRVEFLHLDANALAGALPRSLLRIGGLVRFRFERNAGLCAPGTPEFMAWLDGIGQTGGGPFCNETDRAALGALHAAAGGESWTDSEGWLVGTALAGWHGVETDSLGRVATLDLAGNGLAGRLPAGLGDLAAMTSLRVGDNALSGRLSRTLLDLALDELDYAGTELCAPADEAFRTWLDAITVLRGTGVECAPATDREILEMLHDATRGRHWIDSRNWLTDAPLGEWRGVEVDERGRVVELRLWDNGLTGRLLPELGDLAHLEYLRLSDNVLTGAIPPELGTHLPA, encoded by the coding sequence GTGACGGTCACGCCCGCGGCCGCGTCGCTCACGGCGCCGGACGCGACCGTGCAACTGAATGCGCGGGTGCTCGACGACAACGGGCGGGCGATGTCCGGGGTGGTGGTAATCTGGACGAGCGTGCGCCCCGAGGTTGCGACGGTGGGAGGGTCGGGGCTGGTGGCGGCGGCGGGCAACGGGACGACCACGGTCGCGGCGACGGTCGGCGCGGTGGCGGGCACGGCGACGGTGACGGTGGCGGTGGAGAGTGGGGACCGGGCGGCGCTGGCCGCGCTCCACGCGGCGACGGACGGACCGAACTGGGCCGACGACGAGAACTGGCTGGGCGACAGGCCGCTGCGGGAGTGGCGCGGCGTGGAGACGGACGCGTTCGGCCGGGTCGTCCGCCTGGACCTCGGCGGCCGCCAGGACGGGGAGACCGGGGAGTGGGTGTCGCACGGTCTGCGGGGCCCGATCCCGCCGGAACTGGGGAGTCTCGCCGGCCTGACGTCACTGAACCTCCGCGCCAACGCGCTGGCCGGTCCGATCCCGCCGGAACTGGGGAATCTCGCCGGTCTGGAGGAGCTGTGGCTCGACGGCAACGCGCTCGCGGGTCCGATTCCGACGGAGCTGGGGAACCTCTCGGACCTCACGTTGCTGAGCCTGAGCGGCAACGCGCTGGCGGGTCCGGTCCCGGCGGAGCTGGGCGCCCTCGCCGGCTTGGAGGGGTTGTGGCTCGACGGCAACGCGCTGGCGGGTCCGATTCCGCCAGAACTGGGGCGTCTCGCGCACCTCAGGGGACTGTCCCTGAGCGGCAACGCGCTGGCGGGTCCGGTCCCGGCGGAGCTGGGCCGTCTCATCCGCGTGGAGTTCCTCCACCTCGACGCCAACGCGCTGGCGGGCGCGCTCCCGCGGAGTCTCCTGCGGATCGGCGGGCTGGTGCGGTTCCGTTTCGAGCGGAACGCGGGTCTCTGCGCGCCGGGCACGCCAGAGTTCATGGCCTGGCTGGACGGGATCGGGCAGACCGGGGGAGGCCCGTTCTGCAACGAGACGGACCGGGCCGCGCTGGGCGCGCTGCACGCGGCGGCGGGCGGCGAGAGCTGGACCGACTCGGAGGGCTGGCTGGTCGGCACGGCGCTCGCGGGCTGGCACGGGGTCGAGACCGACTCTCTGGGCCGCGTCGCGACCCTCGACCTGGCCGGCAACGGGCTCGCCGGACGGCTCCCGGCGGGTCTGGGCGACCTGGCGGCGATGACGTCACTGCGCGTCGGCGACAACGCGCTGTCCGGGCGGCTGTCGCGCACCCTGCTCGACCTGGCGCTGGACGAGCTGGACTACGCCGGCACGGAGCTGTGCGCGCCGGCGGACGAGGCGTTCCGGACGTGGCTGGACGCCATCACCGTGCTGCGGGGCACCGGGGTGGAGTGCGCGCCCGCCACGGACCGGGAGATCCTGGAGATGCTCCACGACGCGACGCGCGGGCGCCACTGGATCGACTCGAGGAACTGGCTCACCGACGCGCCGCTCGGAGAGTGGCGCGGGGTCGAGGTGGACGAGCGCGGACGGGTAGTCGAACTGCGGCTTTGGGACAACGGCCTGACAGGCCGGCTGCTGCCCGAGCTCGGCGATCTGGCACACTTGGAGTACCTGCGCTTGAGCGACAACGTGCTCACGGGCGCGATTCCGCCCGAACTCGGCACACATCTTCCAGCGTAA